The Cyprinus carpio isolate SPL01 chromosome A5, ASM1834038v1, whole genome shotgun sequence genome has a segment encoding these proteins:
- the LOC109082774 gene encoding sorting nexin-19-like gives MLTASFIWSTFLSPEVHIASESEDWTGRFRVLLIRLCGTLCHSGTAVLFLKEGNEIEWEVRDAMLEAAAELKSRAKQVDQRVLAQRVLELCGCHLQNFSQAKELQCTMQEESDHLLSNSPKLWGLYSRANLPHPALTGPTNQLCYSRALVDLLMRVLIPKSHLETQTGCYMMGELITWNVLLPLKARITNSDWLNQTIVDVLTQSTDKEKTQRPQQTALNESHSSFWYCDSPITFDCPETSSMQTAWFEPTAPLHDSSEISFQSQWSSDENVQGRRSSSILFPERMTQSTAELLRSPYRTSRLYRHTDYDLDSPSSDERKISSESLKRTDSDDENFCDCISPSDFCCLH, from the exons ATGCTAACAGCCTCCTTTATTTGGAGCACTTTTCTGTCCCCTGAAGTTCACattgcctcagagagtgaagactGGACTGGGAGATTCAGAGTGCTGTTGATAAGGCTGTGTGGGACTTTGTGTCATTCTGGTACTGCAGTTCTGTTTCTAAAGGAAGGGAATGAGATTGAATGGGAGGTGAGGGATGCCATGCTGGAGGCGGCTGCTGAACTGAAGAGTAGGGCAAAGCAGGTGGACCAGAGAGTGCTGGCTCAGAGGGTTCTAGAGCTTTGCGGATGCCATCTGCAGAACTTTAGTCAAGCCAAGGAACTCCAATGCACAATGCAAGAAGAGTCTGACCACTTGCTTTCAAACTCACCAAAACTATGGGGATTGTACAGTAGGGCTAATTTGCCTCACCCTGCCCTGACTGGCCCAACTAACCAGCTCTGCTACTCCAGAGCACTGGTAGATCTCCTCATGCGCGTCCTTATTCCCAAATCTCACCTGGAAACACAAACAGGCTGCTACATGATGGGAGAGCTCATCACCTGGAATGTTCTTCTGCCCCTTAAGGCTAGAATAACCAATTCAGATTGGTTAAACCAGACCATTGTAGATGTGCTCACCCAATCCACtgacaaagaaaaaacacaaagacCACAGCAAACAGCGCTAAATGAATCCCATAGCAGCTTCTGGTATTGTGACTCTCCAATTACTTTCGACTGTCCTGAAACCTCCAGCATGCAGACAGCTTGGTTTGAACCCACAGCCCCCCTCCACGATTCCTCTGAAATAAGTTTCCAGAGTCAGTGGTCCTCTGATGAAAATGTACAAGGCAGGAGAAGTTCTAGCATACTTTTTCCAGAAAGAATGACCCAGAGTACAGCCGAACTTCTCAGATCTCCTTATCGTACCAGCCGCCTCTATAGACACACCGACTATGACCTGGATTCACCCTCTTCAGACGAGAGAAAAATATCTAGTGAGTCTTTGAAACGAACAGACTCAGATGATGAGAACTTCTGCGACTGCATCTCTCCTTCAGACTTTTGTTGCTTG CACTGA
- the LOC109090523 gene encoding uncharacterized protein LOC109090523: protein MEEVVYFCGWKAFKDRTKSLSENQEPESGREYTMFHGTHLKNAETIINKGFEPSKDGMLGPGVYVSRNIAKAKCYPKKTDNNDKVVFKLRVRVGKVKKIDYDNHPLQKSWHTSGYDCAWVPPKSNISAIKSGREEDCVWDPKRISVVDVACCVDDSKRRELRQMIHSKLKTEGCSLCHLDASDGHDVQPCWECQEDICPFQEKHVCKRELRERDTM from the coding sequence ATGGAGGAAGTTGTGTATTTCTGTGGCTGGAAAGCTTTTAAAGACCGCACTAAGTCTCTGTCTGAGAACCAGGAACCGGAGTCAGGCCGTGAATATACAATGTTCCACGGCACACATTTGAAAAACGCCGAGACCATCATTAATAAAGGATTTGAACCCTCTAAAGATGGAATGCTGGGCCCCGGAGTTTATGTCAGTCGTAACATTGCGAAAGCCAAATGTTACCCGAAAAAAACTGACAATAACGACAAAGTCGTTTTCAAACTGAGGGTGCGAGTgggaaaagtaaagaaaatagaCTATGACAATCATCCTCTCCAGAAATCGTGGCACACAAGCGGGTACGACTGCGCGTGGGTTCCGCCAAAAAGCAACATCTCCGCCATCAAGTCTGGTCGCGAGGAGGACTGCGTGTGGGACCCCAAGCGCATCAGTGTGGTGGACGTGGCGTGCTGTGTGGATGATTCTAAACGCAGGGAGCTTCGACAGATGATTCACAGTAAGCTGAAAACCGAAGGCTGCAGTCTTTGCCATCTCGATGCTTCTGATGGCCATGATGTTCAGCCGTGCTGGGAATGCCAGGAAGACATCTGTCCTTTTCAGGAAAAACACGTGTGTAAAAGAGAGTTAAGAGAAAGAGACACAATGTAG
- the LOC109090518 gene encoding uncharacterized protein C11orf53 homolog: MMETEYSKRVYQGVRVKHTVKDLLAEKRLRQTNAPRFSTSSSSSQPTFVPMPGSHMLPGYYSMRRSFLPDSELCHPMKQYSPDTYSSALGSKGFSYDHPSSYPSFIDSYYTPDSYGDYRGPTSYTTSGGSLFPPTLLPSLSGETSSHLHLRDPWDQPSEDPVSQSEVICPEGPASVADSPSLGGPDSGSSSPYRLSSGRSGSSIPSSSQNYTLQPLEDVPYPAPSYTSASSYSCPPYMTTTGDLAVVKMTPVTSEEAGGGVVSLSDTTSWAKDDGTGSWLSYETRRAF; the protein is encoded by the exons ATGATGGAGACAG AGTATTCCAAGAGAGTATACCAAGGTGTCAGAGTCAAGCACACAGTCAAAGACCTACTTGCAGAGAAGCGATTACGACAAACAAATGCACCCCGATTCAGT acGAGCAGCAGTTCCTCTCAGCCAACTTTTGTGCCAATGCCTG GGTCGCATATGCTTCCTGGTTACTACAGTATGCGAAGATCCTTCCTCCCAGACTCAGAGCTCTGCCATCCCATGAAGCAGTACTCACCAGACACTTACTCTTCAGCGCTGGGAAGCAAGGGCTTCTCATACGACCACCCCTCCTCTTACCCTTCCTTCATTGACAGCTACTACACTCCTGATTCATATGGAGATTACAGAGGGCCAACATCTTATACCACCAGCGGAGGGTCACTGTTTCCACCAACACTACTACCAAGTCTGTCTGGAGAGACATCGTCACACTTGCATTTG AGAGACCCCTGGGATCAGCCATCGGAAGACCCGGTCAGTCAGTCAGAAGTCATATGTCCTGAGGGTCCAGCCTCCGTGGCAGACTCACCATCCCTAGGAGGGCCTGACTCTGGGAGTTCCTCTCCATACCGTCTATCCTCTGGACGCAGTGGAAGCTCCATCCCATCCAGCTCTCAGAATTATACCCTACAACCCTTGGAAGACGTCCCATACCCAGCACCATCCTACACCTCTGCTTCCAGCTACTCCTGCCCACCGTACATGACAACAACTGGAGATCTGGCTGTGGTGAAGATGACGCCTGTCACCTCAGAGGAGGCTGGTGGTGGAGTGGTGTCTCTCAGTGACACTACATCCTGGGCTAAAGATGATGGAACTGGCTCCTGGTTGTCATATGAGACTAGGAGGGCTTTTTAA